A single region of the Halorubrum depositum genome encodes:
- a CDS encoding PadR family transcriptional regulator, whose amino-acid sequence MTKWFHSGRRRDLCALLYDAGELRAQSLKNRLENHYDERIDPGSFYATLRSLVESGFLDRRTEGIADVYALTDAGERALVDHYEWLSERVGGSGLTADRTPADDPDLKD is encoded by the coding sequence ATGACGAAGTGGTTCCACAGCGGTCGCCGGCGCGACCTCTGCGCGCTGCTGTACGACGCGGGCGAGCTGCGGGCGCAGTCGCTGAAGAACCGGCTGGAGAACCACTACGACGAGCGCATCGATCCCGGCTCCTTCTACGCGACGCTCCGCTCGCTGGTGGAGTCCGGGTTCCTCGACCGCCGCACCGAGGGGATCGCCGACGTCTACGCCCTGACCGACGCCGGCGAGCGCGCGCTCGTCGACCACTACGAGTGGCTCTCCGAGCGCGTCGGAGGCTCCGGACTCACGGCTGACAGGACCCCCGCCGACGACCCCGACCTCAAAGATTAA
- the lwrS gene encoding LWR-salt protein, with amino-acid sequence MDAAYVFAVAFRLDPDGAAIEPDRFEATMEIPAPEPGADGWAFFRDRLWRGEIGDEPSFRRLASDRLGVEVTEASFRELRTDEAYLDALKREVAADLGRFNADSVDDVLRKYLGSSIHVRGD; translated from the coding sequence ATGGACGCCGCCTACGTCTTCGCCGTCGCGTTCCGGCTCGACCCGGACGGCGCGGCGATCGAACCCGACCGCTTCGAGGCGACGATGGAGATCCCCGCTCCCGAGCCCGGCGCGGACGGGTGGGCGTTCTTCCGCGACCGGCTCTGGCGCGGCGAGATCGGGGACGAGCCGTCGTTCCGTCGCCTCGCGAGCGACCGCCTCGGCGTCGAGGTCACCGAGGCGTCCTTCCGGGAGCTCCGGACCGACGAGGCGTACCTCGACGCGCTGAAACGCGAGGTCGCCGCGGACCTCGGTCGCTTCAACGCCGACTCGGTCGACGATGTCCTCCGCAAGTACCTCGGCTCGTCGATCCACGTGCGAGGGGACTGA
- a CDS encoding HAD family hydrolase, which yields MAVVDYDFHLFDLDGTLVDAEWSYTRTVFDRVGDRLGRRFSDREAYVLWHGLGGPRGGTLREIGVDPDDFWPAFHAVEDPVARAEATYLHGDAARLLDRVDDAGGPTGLVTHCQRFLAEPVLDRLDLDGRFDAVVCCTDETGWKPDPEPIELAMRELGVDPRADRGYYAGDGESDVGAAWNAGLDAVHVERVGHEDRGRCVLGDRRVDRLDELLASG from the coding sequence ATGGCCGTCGTCGACTACGACTTCCACCTGTTCGACCTCGACGGCACGCTCGTCGACGCGGAGTGGTCGTACACCCGGACGGTGTTCGACCGCGTCGGCGACCGGCTCGGCCGGCGGTTCTCCGACCGGGAGGCGTACGTCCTCTGGCACGGGCTGGGCGGTCCCCGGGGCGGTACCCTCCGCGAGATCGGCGTCGATCCGGACGACTTCTGGCCCGCGTTCCACGCGGTCGAGGACCCGGTCGCCCGCGCGGAGGCGACGTACCTCCACGGCGACGCCGCCCGGCTGCTCGACCGCGTCGACGACGCCGGCGGGCCGACCGGCCTCGTCACGCACTGCCAGCGGTTCCTCGCCGAGCCCGTCCTCGACCGGCTCGACCTGGACGGCCGGTTCGACGCGGTGGTCTGCTGTACCGACGAGACGGGCTGGAAGCCGGACCCCGAGCCGATCGAGCTGGCGATGCGCGAGCTCGGCGTCGACCCGCGGGCGGACCGCGGCTACTACGCCGGCGACGGCGAGAGCGACGTGGGCGCGGCGTGGAACGCCGGGCTCGACGCGGTCCACGTCGAGCGCGTCGGCCACGAGGACCGCGGGCGGTGCGTGCTCGGCGACCGGCGCGTCGACCGGCTCGACGAGCTGCTGGCGAGCGGGTGA
- a CDS encoding AAA family ATPase, whose amino-acid sequence MNDSAGLRLTVRAAEKRDAGRGIARLPEPARKRLGLLSGDTVEIRGDRVAVAKVWPGGPDAADGSVLIDADTRANAGVKVGDAVTVAPVTVEDANSVVLAAPARLADVDVSREVVERALARDLRDRPVTEGEAVHVERLGGLRFVVAETDPAGTVRVTNRTDVSVTYGDGEGDGPARSESRDDADLEGQRGTTDASGGGDRSDRPRSDRATPPGSDARPKGDGTAPPADHTAGATYEDIGGLDEELELVRETIELPLSEPEVFTRLGIDPPKGVLLHGPPGTGKTLIARAVANEVDAEFITVDGPEIMSKYKGESEERLRDVFDRASEAAPAIIFFDEIDSIAGKRDDGGDVENRVVGQLLSLMDGLDARGDVIVIGATNRVDTLDSALRRGGRFDREIEIGVPGEAGRRQILDVHTRRMPLADDVDLDRIAGRTHGFVGADIEGLAQEAAMTALRRARESDAKALDDVTVSKADFEAAHANVEPSAMREYVAEQPTTVFSDVGGLSAAKEKLERAVTWPLTYGPLFDAADADPPTGILLHGPPGTGKTLLARAIAGESGVNFIQVAGPELLDRYVGESEKAVRDLFDRARQAAPAIVFFDEIDAIAADRDGAGGDGSGVGERVVSQLLTELDRASDNPNLVVLAATNRRKALDPALLRPGRLETHIEVPEPDREARRKILDVHTREKPLVEGVDLERLADETEGYSGAEIASLCREAALVAIERVADEHGAAANDHADEVGITSDDFAAALETVRPATP is encoded by the coding sequence ATGAACGACTCCGCAGGCCTCCGGCTCACGGTGCGTGCCGCCGAGAAGCGGGACGCGGGGCGGGGGATCGCCAGACTCCCCGAACCCGCCCGGAAGCGGCTCGGCCTCCTCAGCGGCGACACCGTCGAGATCCGCGGCGACCGCGTCGCCGTCGCGAAAGTGTGGCCCGGCGGTCCCGACGCGGCTGACGGCTCCGTCCTCATCGACGCCGACACCCGTGCGAACGCAGGCGTGAAGGTGGGCGACGCCGTCACCGTCGCGCCCGTCACGGTTGAGGACGCCAACAGCGTCGTCCTCGCCGCCCCCGCGCGGCTCGCCGACGTCGACGTGAGCCGCGAGGTCGTCGAGCGCGCGCTCGCCCGCGACCTCCGCGACCGCCCCGTCACCGAGGGCGAGGCGGTCCACGTCGAGCGGCTCGGCGGCCTCCGGTTCGTCGTCGCCGAGACGGACCCGGCCGGGACGGTGCGCGTGACGAACCGGACCGACGTCTCGGTGACGTACGGGGACGGGGAGGGCGACGGGCCCGCGCGGTCCGAGAGCCGTGACGACGCCGATCTGGAGGGCCAACGCGGGACGACCGACGCGTCCGGCGGCGGCGACCGCTCCGACCGCCCACGCTCGGACCGGGCCACGCCGCCCGGAAGCGACGCCCGACCGAAGGGCGATGGGACCGCTCCCCCCGCGGATCACACCGCTGGCGCGACCTACGAGGACATCGGCGGGTTAGACGAGGAACTGGAGCTCGTGCGCGAGACGATCGAGCTCCCCCTCTCCGAGCCCGAGGTGTTCACCCGGCTCGGAATCGACCCGCCGAAGGGGGTCCTCCTCCACGGGCCGCCGGGCACCGGCAAGACGCTGATCGCCCGGGCCGTCGCCAACGAGGTCGACGCCGAGTTCATCACCGTCGACGGCCCGGAGATCATGTCGAAGTATAAGGGCGAGTCGGAAGAGCGCCTCCGGGACGTGTTCGACCGCGCGAGCGAGGCCGCCCCCGCGATCATCTTCTTCGACGAGATCGACTCGATCGCCGGGAAGCGCGACGACGGCGGCGACGTGGAGAACCGGGTCGTCGGCCAGCTGCTCTCGCTGATGGACGGGCTCGACGCCCGCGGCGACGTGATCGTCATCGGCGCGACGAACCGCGTCGACACCCTCGACTCCGCGCTCCGCCGAGGCGGGCGCTTCGACCGCGAGATCGAGATCGGCGTCCCCGGCGAGGCCGGTCGCCGCCAGATCCTCGACGTCCACACGCGCCGGATGCCCCTCGCCGACGACGTGGACTTGGACCGGATCGCGGGCCGGACGCACGGGTTCGTCGGCGCCGACATCGAGGGGCTCGCGCAGGAGGCGGCGATGACGGCGCTCCGCCGCGCCCGCGAATCGGACGCGAAAGCGCTCGACGACGTGACCGTCTCGAAGGCCGACTTCGAGGCCGCCCACGCCAACGTCGAGCCGAGCGCGATGCGCGAGTACGTCGCGGAGCAGCCGACCACCGTCTTCTCTGACGTCGGGGGGCTCTCGGCGGCGAAGGAGAAGCTGGAGCGCGCCGTCACGTGGCCGCTGACCTACGGGCCCCTGTTCGACGCCGCCGACGCCGACCCGCCGACGGGGATCCTGCTGCACGGCCCGCCGGGCACCGGGAAGACGCTGCTCGCGCGGGCGATCGCCGGCGAGAGCGGGGTCAACTTCATTCAGGTCGCCGGCCCGGAGCTGCTCGACCGCTACGTCGGCGAGTCGGAGAAGGCGGTCCGGGACCTGTTCGACCGCGCCCGGCAGGCGGCCCCCGCGATCGTCTTCTTCGACGAGATCGACGCCATCGCGGCCGACCGCGACGGCGCGGGCGGGGACGGCTCGGGCGTCGGCGAGCGCGTCGTCTCCCAGCTCCTCACGGAGCTGGACCGCGCCAGCGACAACCCGAACCTCGTCGTGCTCGCGGCGACGAACCGGCGGAAGGCGCTCGATCCCGCCCTGCTCCGGCCGGGGCGACTAGAGACGCACATCGAGGTGCCCGAGCCCGACCGCGAGGCGCGCCGGAAGATCCTCGACGTCCACACCCGCGAGAAGCCGCTGGTGGAGGGGGTGGACTTGGAGCGCCTCGCCGACGAGACGGAGGGGTACTCCGGCGCGGAGATCGCCTCGCTGTGCCGCGAGGCCGCCCTCGTCGCCATCGAGCGCGTCGCCGACGAGCACGGCGCGGCCGCGAACGACCACGCCGACGAGGTGGGGATCACGAGCGACGACTTCGCGGCCGCGCTGGAGACGGTGCGGCCGGCGACGCCCTGA
- the endA gene encoding tRNA-intron lyase, translated as MQPTGHLRGDAVHVAGDARQRFYDSRGYGRPLDGNEIALSRVEAAHLLFRGDLSGVALAPDADPVGFERFFVESAAAADRFAVRYLVYSDLRDRGFYLSPAREPWPGGTADVADAVDFVAYERGSTPDTGNVEYPVQVVGEREELAAAGLAGRTLAVVDEESDITYFAATEGRIEGATDYDPPDRLDGVLLSDRVVVWDAPEALYERGFYGQPLTGRAAAVEGALQLSLVEAASLAADGVLSLSASVGAAGETAGEDGADGTAPDGPAAAVVARGRDVEGERFDRRLAVYKRLRAADAVPKTGFKFGADFRTYLDVETVEDLPHSEHLVRVVDADHRFSPRELSLDVRLAGGVRKEMVFALTAVGRDADGDAPGNAGDAARDADVEWLSITRLTP; from the coding sequence ATGCAACCGACAGGGCACCTGCGCGGCGACGCGGTACACGTCGCCGGCGACGCCCGCCAGCGCTTCTACGACTCCCGGGGCTACGGGCGCCCGCTCGACGGGAACGAGATCGCGCTCTCGCGCGTCGAGGCGGCCCACCTCCTCTTCCGGGGCGACCTCTCCGGGGTCGCCCTCGCCCCCGACGCCGACCCGGTCGGCTTCGAGCGCTTCTTCGTCGAGAGCGCGGCCGCCGCCGACCGCTTCGCGGTGCGGTACCTCGTCTACTCGGACCTCCGCGACCGAGGCTTCTACCTCTCGCCGGCCCGCGAGCCGTGGCCCGGCGGGACCGCGGACGTCGCCGACGCGGTCGACTTCGTCGCCTACGAACGCGGCTCGACGCCCGACACGGGGAACGTGGAGTACCCGGTGCAGGTCGTCGGCGAGCGCGAGGAGCTCGCGGCCGCCGGGCTCGCCGGACGCACCCTCGCGGTCGTCGACGAGGAGTCCGACATCACCTACTTCGCGGCGACCGAGGGCCGGATCGAGGGCGCGACCGACTACGACCCGCCGGACCGGCTCGACGGGGTCCTCCTCTCCGACCGCGTCGTCGTCTGGGACGCCCCCGAGGCCCTCTACGAGCGCGGCTTCTACGGCCAGCCGCTCACCGGCCGCGCGGCCGCGGTCGAGGGCGCGCTCCAGCTCTCCCTCGTCGAGGCCGCGTCGCTCGCGGCCGACGGCGTCCTGTCGCTGTCGGCGTCGGTCGGGGCGGCGGGCGAGACCGCCGGCGAAGACGGCGCTGACGGGACGGCGCCGGACGGCCCCGCCGCCGCGGTCGTCGCCCGCGGCCGCGACGTCGAGGGCGAGCGGTTCGACCGCCGGCTCGCCGTCTACAAGCGCCTCCGCGCGGCCGACGCGGTCCCGAAGACCGGCTTCAAGTTCGGCGCCGACTTCCGGACGTACCTCGACGTGGAGACGGTCGAGGACCTGCCGCACTCCGAGCACCTCGTGCGGGTCGTCGACGCCGACCACCGGTTCTCGCCCCGCGAGCTCTCGCTCGACGTGCGGCTCGCGGGAGGCGTCCGCAAGGAGATGGTGTTCGCCCTGACGGCGGTCGGGAGGGACGCCGACGGCGACGCCCCCGGAAACGCCGGCGACGCGGCCCGCGACGCCGACGTCGAATGGCTCTCGATCACGCGGCTGACGCCCTGA
- the uppS gene encoding polyprenyl diphosphate synthase — MLDRLRDLGERAYRRHLRREVEDVPAHVAIIQDGNRRYARERGDDAPDGHRAGADTTERVLDWCADLGVAELTLYAFSTENFERPDEELTPLFDLLERKLREFADADRVHEQGVRVRAIGDVARLPPRVRDAVDYAESRTADNDRFTLNVALAYGGRTELLDAARTIAADVDAGDLDPADVDVETVEDRLYDRPVRDVDLIVRTGGDERTSNFLPWHANGNEAAVYFCAPYWPEFSQREFLRAIRTYQSREESWQRARAERAAALVRAVAEVEIAEARAVARRLRGRVPRLDGSDLSDDALGIAENESVGPVDGDSQESKGAN, encoded by the coding sequence ATGCTGGACCGTCTCCGCGACCTCGGCGAGCGCGCCTACCGCCGGCACCTCCGCCGCGAGGTCGAGGACGTGCCGGCCCACGTCGCGATCATCCAGGACGGGAACCGGCGGTACGCCCGCGAGCGCGGCGACGACGCCCCCGACGGGCACCGCGCCGGCGCCGACACCACCGAGCGGGTGCTCGACTGGTGCGCGGACCTGGGCGTCGCGGAGCTAACGCTGTACGCCTTCTCGACGGAGAACTTCGAGCGCCCCGACGAGGAGCTGACGCCGCTTTTCGACCTGCTGGAGCGCAAGCTCCGGGAGTTCGCCGACGCCGACCGCGTCCACGAGCAGGGGGTTCGCGTCCGCGCCATCGGCGACGTCGCCCGGCTCCCGCCCCGCGTCCGCGACGCGGTCGACTACGCCGAGTCCCGCACCGCCGACAACGACCGCTTCACGCTGAACGTCGCGCTCGCGTACGGCGGTCGGACGGAACTGCTCGACGCCGCCCGGACGATCGCCGCCGACGTCGACGCCGGCGATCTCGACCCCGCCGACGTCGACGTCGAGACCGTCGAGGACCGGCTGTACGACCGCCCGGTCCGCGACGTCGACCTCATCGTTCGGACCGGCGGCGACGAGCGCACCTCCAACTTCCTCCCGTGGCACGCGAACGGGAACGAGGCCGCCGTCTACTTCTGTGCGCCCTACTGGCCGGAGTTCTCCCAGCGCGAGTTCCTCCGCGCCATCCGGACCTACCAGTCCCGCGAGGAGTCGTGGCAGCGCGCCCGCGCGGAGCGGGCCGCCGCGCTCGTCCGGGCGGTCGCCGAGGTGGAGATCGCCGAGGCGCGGGCCGTCGCTCGGCGGCTTCGCGGGCGCGTCCCGCGGCTCGACGGCAGCGACCTCTCCGACGACGCCCTCGGGATCGCCGAGAACGAGTCCGTCGGCCCGGTCGACGGGGACTCCCAGGAGTCGAAGGGCGCGAACTAA
- a CDS encoding CopG family ribbon-helix-helix protein, producing the protein MTVVSVSMPEELLERIDGFAAEHGYTGRSEVVREASRNLLGEFEDAKLEDRELMAVVTVLFDYETTSVEERMMRLRHEHEGLVASNFHNHVGSRYCMELFVLEGRLEDISAFVGKIRATKDTLTVDYSVTPVDEFGGDAVAEATDDDGEHGHGGHGHGHAEE; encoded by the coding sequence ATGACGGTCGTCAGCGTCTCGATGCCGGAGGAACTGCTTGAGCGGATCGACGGGTTCGCCGCCGAACACGGCTACACGGGGCGCAGCGAGGTGGTCCGCGAGGCCTCGCGGAACCTCCTCGGCGAGTTCGAGGACGCCAAGCTGGAAGACAGGGAGCTGATGGCAGTGGTGACCGTGCTCTTCGACTACGAGACCACGAGCGTCGAGGAGCGGATGATGCGGCTCCGCCACGAGCACGAGGGGCTCGTCGCCTCCAACTTCCACAACCACGTCGGCTCCCGCTACTGCATGGAGCTGTTCGTGCTGGAGGGCCGACTGGAGGATATCTCGGCGTTCGTCGGGAAGATCCGGGCGACGAAGGACACGCTCACCGTCGACTACAGCGTGACGCCGGTCGACGAGTTCGGCGGCGACGCGGTGGCGGAGGCGACCGACGACGACGGTGAGCACGGCCACGGCGGCCACGGCCACGGCCACGCCGAGGAGTAG
- a CDS encoding rhomboid family intramembrane serine protease, which yields MSAEGDSRDGDDAGGGDGPATDGDAAVDPPTLRGLLASVRAAVRAQPPRDLFLVAVPLPALLVAVSLTPGTEAWRLSLSTGGVFESRWALWTAFASSFVHASPAHLLDNLVNYWLLVAVAYPLSVVAGWRERLFGAAAVYLAVVPLASAWATIVALGGLTNAPTAGFSDVNSALLGYVVVVWFAALATEAGEEGEPDGDDGDAPARPAVGVDARWAVVAALGSLALAYLAPSGVGYFPSLPAVGSLFALCAALVAVGLYAGVGRPRVVGLDLPPERELLYVTGASVAAAGVIGSLVVVPFGSNVFAHLAGYVVGVAVPLVGVVLDG from the coding sequence ATGAGCGCCGAGGGGGACTCGCGAGACGGCGACGACGCGGGAGGCGGCGACGGTCCGGCGACCGACGGCGACGCCGCTGTCGACCCGCCCACGCTCCGCGGGCTCCTCGCCAGCGTTCGCGCGGCGGTCCGGGCGCAGCCCCCGCGGGACCTCTTCCTCGTCGCCGTTCCGCTGCCGGCGCTGCTCGTCGCCGTGAGCCTCACGCCGGGGACCGAGGCTTGGCGCCTCTCCCTTTCGACCGGCGGCGTCTTCGAGAGCCGGTGGGCGCTGTGGACCGCGTTCGCGTCGAGCTTCGTCCACGCGAGCCCGGCGCACCTCCTCGACAACCTCGTCAACTACTGGCTGCTCGTCGCGGTCGCGTACCCCCTCTCCGTCGTCGCGGGGTGGCGCGAGCGGCTGTTCGGCGCGGCCGCGGTGTATCTCGCGGTCGTCCCCCTCGCCTCGGCGTGGGCGACGATCGTCGCGCTCGGCGGCCTCACGAACGCGCCGACCGCCGGCTTCTCCGACGTGAACAGCGCGCTCCTCGGCTACGTGGTCGTCGTCTGGTTCGCCGCGCTGGCGACCGAGGCGGGCGAGGAGGGCGAGCCCGACGGGGACGACGGGGACGCTCCCGCCCGCCCCGCCGTCGGCGTCGACGCCCGCTGGGCGGTCGTCGCCGCGCTCGGGTCGCTCGCGCTCGCGTACCTCGCGCCGAGCGGCGTCGGCTACTTCCCGTCGCTGCCGGCGGTCGGGTCCCTGTTCGCGCTCTGTGCGGCCCTCGTCGCCGTCGGGCTCTACGCCGGCGTCGGCCGGCCGCGGGTGGTCGGGCTCGATCTGCCCCCCGAACGGGAGCTGCTGTACGTCACGGGCGCGAGCGTCGCCGCCGCCGGGGTGATCGGGTCGCTGGTGGTCGTCCCGTTCGGCAGCAACGTGTTCGCGCACCTCGCCGGCTACGTCGTCGGTGTCGCGGTGCCGCTCGTCGGCGTCGTGCTCGACGGGTGA